The following DNA comes from Ascaphus truei isolate aAscTru1 chromosome 1, aAscTru1.hap1, whole genome shotgun sequence.
AGCCATTCCTGGACGCAGCACAGCAAACTTCAGTCCACCCTCAACCATTATACCCACATACTTACTGCCCTCGTGTCCAGCTAGAGTGGAGGCTGAAGGAGCCCTGATGGTAACAGACCTTCTGTAGTGTGCACAGATACCCCTGGCATGGGATGACAGCTGAGGGATGCCAACAAGACAGCCATAATAGGGATAATAAGACAGTTCTGGGGTGAAAGTCACCTCAATTCGGGTCACGAAATCCTGTAGGTTGGTGAAGTTTTGCAGACACGTTGGTTCCAGCATTCGGTGTTGATCCAAAACATCGTACATCAGGAAGTCAGCAAAGGTGATCTGGGGGAAAAGAAGGAGATTAGAGGCAGTCAGGATCTCTCCTCCACACCCTGGTGTGACCCTTGACAGTACGCCAAGGCATCATCTGGCACAGCCATaaccaggaggaggaggagagaatacAGATGGGGAGAAGAAGTAGAAGCAAGGGATGATAGGATGTagtagggagaggagagagatagctTGAGTGAAGAGATGGGGTgcttgagggggagaggggcaccttTTCTCCTGCAATCCAAGCTCCGTCTCCAAGGAAGCGAGAAAATCTTGTTAGAGCGACAGGCAACTTCTCCAGGTATGGTCCCTTCAGGGTctccttggggggggggagggttggaaaTATGTTAATGTCTCTCCCCCTAATTTGACCTCCACCCCCAAATATCTCTCCAGACCTCAGACTCACAAACAGGGGGTCATAGGCAATAGTGACAAGGTCCCGCCGAAAATCCATGACCTGGTTCTCCATCAGATCCACACGGAGCTTCTCCCCCTCCAACTCCCCACCTGGTAGGTGGGAGAAGAGAGACTCAATGGGAGAGGAAGAGTCAAtatgggggggaaggaagagctAGAAAGACTTGGGGGCTGATTCTGGATGTGCTGAAGCTGCAAATGGGCCATTTTCAGTCAAAATTCCCAAATTATGTCAATGGGCAAATTCAGCTAAAAACAGCTAACCCTTTAattggggggaaggagagagacatccCTCAAGGGGTATTACTCGGACACTGTGGGCAGATTCTTACACAGTCCATGTTTGCGTGCAATGTAGCGCAGGATGGCGTTACTCTGTGTCAGCTCCACATCTTCGTCCAACAGGTACGGCAACTACAGGAGGAGAGGGTAACTATTATCACCACTCAGGAAATGGGATTCCCCTCCAACAGTCTACAAACTGAATCATCCCACCAATTTAGGAGGTATTAGACCACTTTTATACTAGGGAAATAAAATTCCCCTCCatatcccccacccccttccccgtAGCCCACCACCCCTCCCTGAGGTCACTTGTACATTGGGGAAGTCCAGTCCCAGCTTCTCCTTCTCGTCCATCCACTGGCTCTTGTCATAATCTGGGGCTAAGGAAGAGATGAATCTGTGTGACACCGATACAC
Coding sequences within:
- the LOC142470365 gene encoding glutathione S-transferase Mu 4-like: MVILGYWDIRGLAHSIRLLLEYTGTLYEEKLYVTGDAPDYDKSQWMDEKEKLGLDFPNLPYLLDEDVELTQSNAILRYIARKHGLCGELEGEKLRVDLMENQVMDFRRDLVTIAYDPLFETLKGPYLEKLPVALTRFSRFLGDGAWIAGEKITFADFLMYDVLDQHRMLEPTCLQNFTNLQDFVTRIEALPPVAAYMKSPHFMKTPINNRMATWGNCK